The following DNA comes from Hordeum vulgare subsp. vulgare chromosome 3H, MorexV3_pseudomolecules_assembly, whole genome shotgun sequence.
TTCCGGAaattttcctctcaaaacctccccaatacCCCTTAACCAGCCTAACAGAAGAAGACGCATCCCGACTCATGATTGATAGGGCGATAAATTCACTAGCTATTACCATACCTTGTCGGCGTCCATGTCCTTGGTGCACTTGGTCGGCTTCACGGCCCTCTTccctgcaagaatccatcaacaagccaatcaaacaaacaatcaacgaagaagaaaagcaaaagcaGTCGGCTGGGGCACAAACCTTTACGGATGTGGGGCGCCTTGCCATGGCGGCTGGGAGGGATGGACTTCTTCTTGGTCTGCCCCTTGAACATGGTCTGCTTCTGCGTCATCTTCTCACCTTCTTGGATCGAGCAGTCGCCGCGGATTGTGGTGTTCGGCAACGGGGATTCTCGGATTTCGGCTGAAACGTAGAGCCCCGGCTATGGCGGTCGGGGATACGCGGCGGCTGCGTGCTTGCCTAGGGTTTCGGCTTGGCTGGGGAGGCAGCCCAGTTGGAGGCCTTTTCTGGGACGAAGCCCGGAACATCTGTAAAAAGCCCA
Coding sequences within:
- the LOC123443506 gene encoding uncharacterized protein LOC123443506, with amino-acid sequence MTQKQTMFKGQTKKKSIPPSRHGKAPHIRKGKRAVKPTKCTKDMDADKDLTKFINHANEIKAANKASKEGGDLSIVKSDADTSNSKQ